A part of Catenulispora sp. MAP5-51 genomic DNA contains:
- a CDS encoding alpha/beta fold hydrolase — protein sequence MSAIDTLHAPEAVLARTVGGTGPGLLLAHGAGGSVALNYGPILEGLGAGHTVVGIDYPGTGRSPRAAGPLTVDFLADQLIAAADAEGLERFALAGFSLGGPVAIRTAAKHPDRVSALILTATFAHRDARLDLAAKLWGELYEAGDIVRLAEFLTLAAFSAETLRAMPEQELRAAIEGLAQLIPAGTPEHVDLVRRADVRGDLAWVTAPTLVVSTTADPLVAPSLHEELAAKIAGARLARIATGHLPFAERPAEWLGLITGFLAEHAV from the coding sequence ATGTCTGCCATCGACACGCTCCACGCCCCCGAGGCCGTCCTGGCCCGCACCGTCGGCGGCACCGGGCCCGGCCTGCTGCTGGCGCACGGCGCCGGCGGCAGCGTCGCGCTGAACTACGGCCCGATCCTGGAGGGCCTGGGAGCCGGGCACACCGTGGTCGGGATCGACTACCCGGGGACCGGCCGGTCGCCGCGCGCCGCCGGACCGCTGACCGTCGACTTCCTGGCCGACCAGCTGATCGCCGCCGCCGACGCCGAAGGGCTGGAGCGCTTCGCGCTGGCCGGGTTCTCCCTCGGCGGCCCGGTCGCGATCCGGACCGCGGCCAAGCACCCGGACCGCGTCAGCGCCCTGATCCTCACCGCGACGTTCGCGCACCGGGACGCGCGCCTGGATCTGGCCGCGAAGCTGTGGGGCGAGTTGTACGAGGCCGGCGACATCGTGCGGCTGGCGGAGTTCCTGACGCTGGCCGCGTTCAGCGCCGAGACGCTGCGGGCCATGCCGGAGCAGGAGCTGCGGGCGGCGATCGAGGGGCTGGCCCAGCTCATCCCGGCCGGCACGCCGGAGCACGTCGATCTGGTCCGGCGCGCGGACGTGCGCGGGGACCTGGCCTGGGTCACCGCGCCGACGCTGGTCGTCTCGACCACCGCCGATCCGCTGGTCGCCCCGAGCCTGCACGAGGAGCTGGCGGCGAAGATCGCGGGAGCGCGGCTGGCCCGCATCGCGACCGGGCATCTGCCGTTCGCCGAGCGGCCCGCGGAGTGGCTGGGGCTGATCACCGGGTTCCTGGCCGAGCACGCGGTCTGA
- a CDS encoding glutamate decarboxylase, translated as MPHHHSDRDLSGDVDVNPLFARPGELRSRPRTRLADTPMLPETAYQVVHDEAMLDGNARLNLATFVGTWLDDQARRLYLEAFDKNMIDKDEYPSTAAIEERCWRILADLWHAPDPARAVGCSTIGSSEACMLGGLALKRRWQEARRAAGKPTDRPNLVLSSAVQVVWEKFCNYWDVEPRYVPITEEHMTLDGTDLRSYVDENTIGVVSILGVTYTGVYEPVLKVSRALDEIQRETGLDIPIHVDGASGAMVAPFLQPNLEWDFRVPRVASINTSGHKYGLVNPGLGWILWRDVDLLPESLVFKVSYLGGDMPTFALNFSRPAAQVLVQYFQFLRLGRLGYQEVQKASQEVAQYLADRIGAMPAFELMHDASDIPVFAWRQKPGHTANWTLYDVSDRLRMKGWLVPAYPLPDNLSDTVVQRVVIRNGMSMDLAANLMRDIEDAVAYLEKLTEPLPDAEHTAFHH; from the coding sequence ATGCCGCATCACCACAGCGACCGTGATCTGAGCGGCGACGTGGACGTCAACCCGCTGTTCGCCCGGCCCGGCGAGCTGCGCAGCCGGCCCCGGACCCGGCTGGCCGACACGCCGATGCTGCCGGAGACCGCCTACCAGGTGGTGCACGACGAGGCGATGCTCGACGGCAACGCGCGGCTGAACCTGGCGACCTTCGTCGGCACCTGGCTGGACGACCAGGCACGCCGGCTGTACCTCGAAGCCTTCGACAAGAACATGATCGACAAGGACGAGTACCCGAGCACCGCGGCGATCGAGGAGCGGTGCTGGCGGATCCTGGCCGACCTGTGGCACGCGCCGGACCCCGCGCGGGCCGTCGGCTGCTCGACCATCGGCTCCTCCGAGGCCTGCATGCTCGGCGGCCTGGCCCTCAAGCGGCGCTGGCAGGAGGCACGGCGGGCGGCCGGAAAGCCGACCGACCGGCCGAACCTGGTGCTGAGCTCGGCGGTGCAGGTCGTGTGGGAGAAGTTCTGCAACTACTGGGACGTCGAACCGCGCTACGTGCCGATCACCGAGGAGCACATGACGCTCGACGGCACGGACCTGAGGTCCTACGTCGACGAGAACACCATCGGCGTGGTCAGCATCCTCGGCGTCACCTACACCGGGGTGTACGAGCCGGTGCTGAAGGTCAGCCGGGCCCTGGACGAGATCCAGCGCGAGACCGGCCTGGACATCCCGATCCACGTCGACGGCGCCTCCGGCGCGATGGTCGCCCCGTTCCTGCAGCCGAATCTGGAATGGGACTTCCGGGTCCCGCGCGTCGCCTCCATCAACACCTCCGGCCACAAGTACGGGCTCGTCAACCCGGGCCTGGGCTGGATCCTGTGGCGCGATGTGGACCTGCTGCCGGAGAGCCTGGTCTTCAAGGTGAGCTACCTCGGCGGCGACATGCCGACGTTCGCCCTGAACTTCTCCCGCCCGGCCGCGCAGGTGCTGGTGCAGTACTTCCAGTTCCTGCGCCTGGGCCGTCTGGGGTACCAGGAGGTCCAGAAGGCGTCACAGGAGGTCGCGCAGTATCTCGCCGACCGGATCGGCGCGATGCCCGCCTTCGAGCTGATGCACGACGCCTCCGACATCCCCGTCTTCGCCTGGCGCCAGAAGCCCGGCCACACCGCGAACTGGACGCTGTACGACGTCTCAGACCGGCTGCGGATGAAGGGCTGGCTGGTCCCGGCGTACCCGCTGCCCGACAACCTGTCGGACACCGTCGTGCAGCGGGTCGTGATCCGCAACGGGATGAGCATGGACCTGGCCGCCAACCTCATGCGGGACATCGAGGACGCGGTCGCCTACCTCGAGAAGCTGACCGAGCCGCTTCCGGACGCGGAGCACACGGCGTTCCACCACTGA
- a CDS encoding chaplin, with protein MRKTLVAVAVAAFAVLGAAGTASASGAGAIGGASDSPGLLSGNNVQIPINIPVNVCGDNIGILSALLGSDDTVCVNR; from the coding sequence ATGCGCAAGACTCTCGTCGCCGTGGCGGTCGCCGCGTTCGCCGTCCTGGGTGCCGCGGGCACGGCCTCCGCCTCGGGCGCGGGCGCGATCGGCGGGGCCAGCGACTCGCCCGGCCTGCTGTCCGGCAACAACGTTCAGATCCCGATCAACATCCCGGTCAACGTCTGCGGTGACAACATCGGGATCCTGTCGGCGCTGCTCGGCAGCGACGACACCGTCTGCGTCAACCGCTGA
- a CDS encoding MFS transporter, with protein sequence MRVDRAWLGLTLLMLPTLLVAMDVTALILALPHLSADLGAGAVQQLWISDSYGLMVAGMVITMGTLGDRIGRRRLLLTGAAAFGVLSLVAAFSVDPLMLIVVRALLGIAGATLAPSILALITTMFPDDRDRGRAIAIWATCQFTGGAVGPVLAGFLLQHFWWGSVFLAAVPAMVLLVVAGPFVLPESKGARDGRLDPASVALSLAAVLLMVYGIKQLAIADTVAVPLAALAVGAALGVVFVRRQLRLPAPLLDLRLLRSRPFTAVLIALVFAGLAMAGTGLLVTQYLQGVLGHTPMTAAILFAPMGLGVAVGTMTAPALTRRMKQPTAIAAGLAVSAVGGLLLTGVDGPGTLPLLMAGIAVLAFGAGPLFALGTGLVVGSVPPERAGSAASMSETGNYLGGSLGLGLLGAVAAVVYRAHTHGTSDSLASALAASGHQSTEQAAATLHTARAAFTASVHANGMIAAVVFAALAVLVLVMKPAPDRPAQAAEAAAPALVASH encoded by the coding sequence ATGCGAGTCGACAGAGCTTGGCTGGGACTGACCCTGCTCATGCTGCCCACCCTGCTGGTCGCGATGGACGTGACGGCGCTGATCCTGGCGCTGCCGCACCTGAGTGCGGACCTCGGGGCCGGCGCGGTCCAGCAGCTGTGGATCAGCGACTCCTACGGGCTGATGGTCGCCGGGATGGTCATCACGATGGGGACGCTGGGCGACCGCATCGGCCGCCGGCGCCTGCTGCTGACCGGGGCCGCGGCCTTCGGGGTGCTGTCGCTGGTGGCGGCGTTCTCGGTGGATCCGCTGATGCTGATCGTCGTGCGGGCGCTGCTGGGGATCGCCGGGGCCACCCTGGCGCCGTCCATCCTGGCGCTGATCACCACCATGTTCCCCGACGACCGCGACCGCGGCCGGGCCATCGCGATCTGGGCCACCTGCCAGTTCACCGGGGGAGCGGTCGGGCCGGTGCTGGCCGGGTTCCTGTTGCAGCACTTCTGGTGGGGCTCGGTGTTCTTGGCGGCGGTGCCCGCGATGGTGCTGCTGGTCGTCGCAGGGCCGTTCGTGCTGCCGGAGTCCAAGGGCGCGCGGGACGGGCGGCTGGATCCGGCCAGCGTCGCGCTGTCGCTGGCGGCGGTGCTGCTGATGGTCTACGGGATCAAGCAGCTGGCGATCGCGGACACGGTCGCTGTGCCGCTGGCGGCGCTGGCGGTCGGTGCGGCGCTCGGCGTGGTGTTCGTGCGCCGCCAGCTCCGGCTGCCCGCGCCGCTGCTGGACCTGCGGCTGCTGCGCAGCCGGCCGTTCACCGCGGTCCTGATCGCGCTGGTCTTCGCGGGCCTGGCGATGGCCGGCACCGGGCTGCTGGTGACGCAGTACCTGCAGGGCGTGCTCGGCCACACGCCGATGACCGCGGCGATCCTGTTCGCCCCGATGGGCCTGGGCGTCGCGGTCGGCACCATGACCGCTCCGGCGCTGACCCGCCGGATGAAGCAGCCGACCGCGATCGCCGCGGGCCTGGCGGTCTCGGCGGTCGGCGGGCTGTTGCTGACCGGCGTTGACGGCCCGGGCACGCTGCCGCTGCTGATGGCCGGCATCGCCGTTCTTGCCTTCGGGGCGGGTCCGCTGTTCGCGCTCGGGACCGGCCTGGTGGTCGGCAGCGTCCCGCCCGAGCGGGCCGGCAGCGCCGCCTCCATGTCCGAGACCGGCAACTACTTGGGCGGATCGCTGGGGCTGGGGCTGCTCGGTGCCGTGGCGGCCGTCGTCTACCGGGCCCACACCCACGGCACCTCGGACTCCCTGGCCTCCGCGCTCGCCGCGAGCGGCCACCAGAGCACGGAGCAGGCAGCTGCGACGTTGCACACGGCGCGCGCCGCGTTCACCGCCAGTGTGCACGCGAACGGCATGATCGCCGCTGTCGTCTTCGCCGCCCTGGCGGTGTTGGTGTTGGTGATGAAGCCGGCACCGGATCGGCCGGCGCAGGCGGCCGAGGCGGCCGCGCCGGCGCTCGTGGCGTCCCACTGA
- a CDS encoding YciI family protein — MKFLISMHINPAVLDALTEEEMAGIGEGHGRFMQALKDSGELIVTQALVDPSQAAVVRVRNGQPVVTDGPFLEAKEYLGGFYLVDVEDKARAIELAAQIPDTAIEGLGVEVRQVMFSDGQLEA, encoded by the coding sequence ATGAAGTTCCTGATCAGCATGCACATCAACCCCGCCGTGCTGGACGCGCTGACCGAGGAGGAGATGGCCGGGATCGGTGAGGGCCACGGCCGGTTCATGCAGGCCCTGAAGGACTCCGGGGAGCTGATCGTGACCCAGGCCCTGGTCGACCCCTCCCAGGCGGCCGTGGTGCGGGTCCGCAACGGCCAGCCGGTCGTCACCGACGGCCCGTTCCTGGAGGCCAAGGAGTACCTCGGCGGCTTCTACCTGGTCGACGTCGAGGACAAGGCCCGGGCGATCGAGCTGGCCGCGCAGATCCCGGACACCGCGATCGAGGGTCTGGGCGTGGAGGTGCGGCAGGTCATGTTCTCCGATGGACAATTGGAGGCATGA
- a CDS encoding RNA polymerase sigma factor yields MTAPVTEDLLRDLTPQVLGALVRRYGRFEGCEDAVQEAVLAATVQWPAEGVPDNPRGWLTTVASRRLIDQVRSDSARREREEQVWASEVTPEEIPDTDDTLVLLFLCCHPTLTAASQIALTLRAVGGLTTAEIARAFLVPEATLAARISRAKQRIKNAGSTFELPGGAEREERLQAVLHVLYLIFNEGYTASSGAELDRVDLATEAIRLTRMVHAQLPDDGEVAGLLALMLLTHSRREARTTADGDLVPLDEQDRTKWDAELIAEGLELTKASLAGPELGPYRLQAAIAATHAVATDPADTDWRQIHALYLVLERIAPNPMVTLNRAVALAEIEGPQAGLAVLATLDADERMAKHHRLLSVRAHLLEIAGDTEGAYENYRLAAKATASIAEQRYLESRARALRGPLPTDF; encoded by the coding sequence ATGACGGCACCGGTGACCGAGGACCTGCTCCGCGACCTCACCCCGCAGGTCCTCGGCGCGCTGGTGCGCCGGTACGGCCGGTTCGAGGGGTGCGAGGACGCGGTGCAGGAGGCCGTCCTGGCCGCCACGGTCCAGTGGCCGGCCGAGGGCGTGCCGGACAACCCGCGCGGCTGGCTGACCACGGTCGCCTCGCGCCGGCTCATCGACCAGGTGCGCAGCGACTCCGCCCGGCGCGAACGGGAGGAGCAGGTCTGGGCCTCGGAGGTGACGCCGGAGGAGATCCCGGACACCGACGACACCCTGGTCCTGCTCTTCCTGTGCTGCCACCCGACGCTCACCGCGGCCTCGCAGATCGCGCTGACCCTGCGCGCGGTCGGCGGGTTGACCACCGCCGAGATCGCCCGCGCCTTCCTGGTCCCGGAGGCCACGCTGGCGGCCCGGATCAGCCGCGCCAAGCAGCGGATCAAGAACGCCGGGAGCACCTTCGAGCTGCCGGGCGGCGCCGAGCGCGAGGAGCGGCTGCAGGCCGTGCTGCACGTGCTCTACCTGATCTTCAATGAGGGCTACACGGCGTCCTCCGGCGCCGAGCTGGACCGCGTGGACCTCGCGACCGAGGCGATCCGGCTGACCCGGATGGTGCACGCGCAGCTGCCCGACGACGGCGAGGTCGCCGGGCTCCTGGCGCTGATGCTGCTCACCCACTCCCGGCGCGAGGCCCGCACGACCGCGGACGGCGACCTCGTCCCGCTGGACGAGCAGGACCGCACGAAGTGGGACGCCGAGCTGATCGCCGAAGGCCTGGAGCTGACGAAGGCCTCGCTGGCCGGCCCCGAGCTGGGGCCGTATCGGCTCCAGGCCGCCATAGCCGCCACGCACGCCGTCGCCACCGACCCCGCGGACACCGACTGGCGGCAGATCCACGCGCTGTATCTGGTCCTGGAACGCATCGCGCCGAACCCGATGGTCACGCTGAACCGCGCGGTCGCGCTCGCCGAGATCGAGGGCCCGCAAGCCGGGCTCGCGGTGCTGGCGACACTGGACGCGGACGAGCGGATGGCCAAGCACCACCGGCTGCTGTCCGTGCGGGCCCACCTGCTGGAAATCGCCGGCGACACCGAGGGCGCGTACGAGAATTACCGGCTCGCGGCCAAGGCGACGGCAAGTATTGCCGAGCAGCGCTACCTGGAGTCCAGGGCGAGAGCGCTAAGGGGCCCCCTCCCCACAGACTTCTGA